A region of the Dehalococcoidales bacterium genome:
ATCGCTGGTCATATAGGGATTACCGGTACCTCCGGCAAAGATAACCGCCCTGCCTTTCTCCAGGTGTCTGATGGCACGGCGTCTGATATAGATCTCCGCCACCTGCTGAATACCGATTGCCGTCTGGGTCCTGGTAGTTACACCTACCTTCTCTAGGGCATCCTGAAGAGCCAAAGCATTTATCACGGTAGCCACCATACCGGCGTAGTCGGCGGTAACCCTGTCCATCCCTTTACGCTCAGCAGCGGCGCCACGCCAGATATTGCCGCCGCCAACAACAATGGCGACGCCGACACCCATTTCCATCACCTGTTTGATCTGCCTGGCTATCCGGGTAAGGGTATCGGTATCAATACCATAATCTATTTTGCCGCTGAAAGCCTCACCACTGAGCTTAAGCAGAACCCGCTTATACCTGGTAGTGGTCATAACCAATAATACCTATCTACCTAATTCAAATCGGGCGAATCTGGCTACCTTGATATTCTCACCTAACTTGGCGATAGTCTCAACGATAATGTCCCGGATAGTTCTGCCGGGGTCTCTAATGAAAGGCTGTAACAATAAGCAATCCGCCTGAGGTTCGACGTCAGCTTCATCTTTAATCTCGTCATCCGAAATAAATTTAGGAGGCATGGCCGCTACCTGCATTACCAGATTATGCGCCAGCTCCTTAAATTCAGCGGTACGGGCAACGAAGTCGGTCTCACAATTGACCTCGATCATAGCGCCGATACGCCCGCCGGTATGGACATAGGTCTCAATCACACCACAGGTAGTAGATCGCTCCGACTTATCCTGGGCCTTGAGAATACCCTTCTCCTTCAATATCTGTTGTGCCTTCTCCATATCACCGCAAGCTTCAATAAGGGCATTGCGACAGGATATCACTCCAGCCCCTGATTGCTCCCTGAGCTCCCGTATTTTAGCCGTTGGAATATTCAACTCCCGCTCCTTATACTACTACTCATCACCAGACATGAAAACAACCGGTTCGGTATCCTCGGCAACCGCAACCTCTTCTATGCTTTCTCCATCTGGCTGCTCTTCACGGGCCAGGAATTCGGCCCCTCCAGCCTTACCCGCCAGAACCGAGTCGGCGATCCGGCTGCAGGCAAGCTTAATGGCCTTAATAGCATCATCATTAGCCGGAATCGGATAGTCAATACCGGTAGGGTCGCAATTGGTATCGGCAACAGCCACCACCGGTATGCC
Encoded here:
- the pyrH gene encoding UMP kinase: MTTTRYKRVLLKLSGEAFSGKIDYGIDTDTLTRIARQIKQVMEMGVGVAIVVGGGNIWRGAAAERKGMDRVTADYAGMVATVINALALQDALEKVGVTTRTQTAIGIQQVAEIYIRRRAIRHLEKGRAVIFAGGTGNPYMTSDTAAALRAIEIEAEVLLMAKNNVDGIYSADPNKNPEAKKFDKISHLEALNMRLNVMDATALSLCLENKLPIVVFDLQAPQGLERAVNGEHIGTMVTND
- a CDS encoding elongation factor Ts, which produces MNIPTAKIRELREQSGAGVISCRNALIEACGDMEKAQQILKEKGILKAQDKSERSTTCGVIETYVHTGGRIGAMIEVNCETDFVARTAEFKELAHNLVMQVAAMPPKFISDDEIKDEADVEPQADCLLLQPFIRDPGRTIRDIIVETIAKLGENIKVARFARFELGR